A single region of the Salmo salar chromosome ssa16, Ssal_v3.1, whole genome shotgun sequence genome encodes:
- the LOC106574825 gene encoding OX-2 membrane glycoprotein has product MAHVNSYLSIQLLFFTEGLSHLVRTQQVVTATLGEDAVLTCELMTPKDVRQVTWQKVTTETNENVATYSKRGPDVNLPFQGKVEFEDEGLQNCSIVIRGVSRGDESCYKCLFNTFPDGPISGTTCLHVNELYGPSLLITQTNNSHTTLSCSATGRPVPIVTWDNTEILENSTMANVTHLNGTVTVTITSTLAAFSLPDKDTRVGCVVSLFSGGVTKDVSMVIPARTQSSFPVKPTGIVAVMGSLCFIAVCCGAAVVLWCKLRNTMRRNC; this is encoded by the exons GGCTCTCTCATCTGGTGAGAACACAGCAGGTTGTCACAGCAACCCTGGGAGAAGATGCAGTCTTAACCTGTGAGCTCATGACACCCAAAGACGTGCGGCAAGTCACCTGGCAAAAAGTGACAACAGAGACGAATGAAAATGTGGCCACTTACAGCAAACGAGGTCCCGATGTCAACCTACCTTTTCAAGGGAAAGTGGAGTTTGAAGACGAGGGACTGCAGAACTGTTCTATTGTCATCAGAGGAGTGTCAAGAGGAGACGAGTCCTGCTACAAGTGTCTGTTTAACACCTTTCCAGATGGACCTATCAGTGGAACGACCTGCCTCCATGTTAATG AGCTGTATGGACCCTCACTCCTCATCACACAAACCAACAACAGTCACAccactctgtcctgttctgctactGGACGACCTGTTCCTATAGTAACCTGGGACAACACAGAAATTCTAGAAAATTCCACCATGGCCAATGTCACCCATCTCAATGGAACTGTCACTGTCACCATAACTTCCACGCTGGCAGCATTCAGTCTACCTGACAAAGACACCAGGGTTGGCTGTGTGGTGTCACTGTTCTCTGGAGGTGTCACCAAGGACGTTTCCATGGTTATTCCAGCTAGAACTCAATCTTCATTTCCTG TTAAGCCAACAGGGATTGTTGCAGTGATGGGTTCACTGTGTTTCATTGCTGTGTGCTGTGGAGCTGCTGTGGTACTGTGGTGCAAACTGAGAAATACAATGAGAAG